One window of the Syngnathoides biaculeatus isolate LvHL_M chromosome 11, ASM1980259v1, whole genome shotgun sequence genome contains the following:
- the purab gene encoding transcriptional activator protein Pur-alpha produces the protein MADRDSGSDHGGPTAGPGSLPPGAMGAMSRLQHDTEELASKRVDIQNKRFYLDVKQNVKGRFLKIAEVGAGGNKSRLTLSMSVAVEFRDYLGDFIEHYAQLGPSNPDLVQDEPRRALKSEFLVRENRKYYMDLKENQRGRFLRIRQTVNRGPGLGSSQGQTIALPAQGLIEFRDALAKLIDDYGVDEEPAELPEGTSLTVDNKRFFFDVGSNKYGVFMRVSEVKPTYRNSITVPCKVWSKFGNTFCKYAEEMRKIQERSREKRASELLPEGPHGADDDGDDD, from the coding sequence ATGGCGGACAGAGACAGCGGCAGTGACCACGGAGGGCCTACCGCAGGCCCTGGCTCGCTGCCGCCGGGTGCGATGGGAGCCATGTCCCGGCTGCAGCACGACACCGAGGAGCTCGCTTCCAAGCGGGTCGACATCCAGAACAAGCGATTCTACCTTGACGTCAAGCAGAATGTTAAAGGACGCTTCCTAAAGATAGCCGAGGTCGGCGCGGGGGGGAACAAGAGCCGCCTCACGCTCTCCATGTCGGTGGCCGTGGAGTTCCGCGACTATCTCGGCGACTTTATCGAACATTACGCCCAGCTGGGCCCGAGCAACCCCGACTTGGTGCAGGATGAGCCCCGGCGGGCGCTCAAGAGCGAGTTCTTGGTGCGGGAGAATCGGAAATATTACATGGATCTGAAGGAGAACCAGAGGGGGCGGTTCCTGAGGATCCGGCAGACCGTTAATCGGGGGCCCGGACTGGGAAGCTCGCAAGGCCAAACCATCGCTCTGCCGGCGCAGGGGCTCATCGAGTTCCGCGACGCTTTGGCCAAACTCATCGACGACTACGGCGTGGACGAGGAGCCGGCCGAGCTCCCGGAGGGCACCTCGCTCACGGTGGACAACAAGCGCTTCTTCTTCGACGTGGGCTCGAACAAGTACGGCGTGTTTATGCGTGTCAGCGAGGTGAAGCCCACCTACCGGAACTCCATCACGGTTCCGTGCAAAGTGTGGTCCAAATTCGGCAACACTTTCTGTAAATACGCGGAGGAGATGCGGAAGATCCAGGAGAGGAGTCGAGAGAAACGGGCCTCAGAACTGCTACCTGAGGGCCCGCACGGCGCCGATGACGACGGCGACGACGACTGA